The following proteins are co-located in the Argopecten irradians isolate NY chromosome 9, Ai_NY, whole genome shotgun sequence genome:
- the LOC138330760 gene encoding rab GTPase-binding effector protein 1-like, translated as MAEMEHPASPQSPDDTEEELRTQEKLAVTEVSETCAKNMLQEDLDKGSKQSPVGGMSPSHRQMTPDTQSLPDMDQVRDPEERIKELLHYLRTEKSSRKDLEMFVAVLTTQKNVFAEDADKLRVELEDVCGILDEEKKAHEDLKQTWQMANDQFLESQRLMMMDLQRMESVLSTEQQRQIAELQQKDLEREAQEKKVKGLKELQLKQQREQEERRRTEALKKAGEATEKHKAVRLQKSQGQSGDSDLLLTGNSASDPDLADTSQGGDSFLDAKVAEVDRSEIDGIRVQISPEKTLNLPSLSEAQKRAITDPTPDFEARQTLLASAKHKNERSALTDGRRLVSQKEWDLLQQQLQEAREKLGRPCDMCNNYEAQLQGVQEESKEEQVKANSLDRQLKAEKQITENQKKYISELEDSLKSSAEEAEKQISSLITQVQQCERFITESRQQYTQSQLELQDQLKTLTESREQVHKELNRLQTENDSLIGKHSKTAQQLQNEDINLPSSLEEMQLLLLKYREEIIQAKVAKEHTEDTLKGEIMFLKDQVLAEQQEKNNIEETLTQDIQALQEKLVVQDSLNSELERESAVRAEMETKLRESEQSLKSIQSKSKQVIQELQRQVQQQSEARTKLETDINMYKNKVASLQVDLDNSETVQQDFVRLSQSLQIQLEKIRQAETEVRWQHEDDIDECTNCKQAFSVTKRKHHCRHCGRIFCADCTMKTVTNANNRVSKVCDICHTILVKDAMPYFSTEPPNVNG; from the exons CAGTCACCAGTCGGTGGGATGAGCCCGAGTCACCGACAGATGACACCAGATACTCAATCTCTCCCTGATATGGACCAAGTCCGCGACCCAGAAGAGAGG ATTAAGGAGCTTTTACATTATCTACGGACAGAGAAATCATCACGTAAAGACTTAGAGATGTTTGTTGCTGTCTTAACTACGCAGAAAAATGTGTTTGCTGAAGACGCAGACAAACTTCGTGTTGAACTTGAAGATG TATGTGGTATTTTGGATGAGGAGAAGAAGGCCCATGAAGACCTGAAACAGACATGGCAGATGGCAAACGACCAATTCCTCGAATCTCAGCGACTCATGATGATGGATCTCCAAAGGATGGAGAGTGTTTTGTCCACAGAACAGCAACGACAGATAGCTG AGCTGCAACAGAAAGATCTTGAACGTGAGGCTCAAGAAAAGAAGGTCAAAGGTCTCAAGGAACTTCAGCTGAAACAGCAGCGCGAACAGGAGGAAAGACGACGGACAG AGGCATTGAAAAAAGCTGGAGAGGCAACCGAG AAACACAAAGCTGTAAGACTTCAGAAATCTCAAGGACAATCAGGCGACAGTGACCTACTTCTCACTGGAAATTCTGCATCTGACCCAGATTTAGCAGATACCAGTCAGGGAGGTGACAGTTTCCTTGATGCTAAGGTTGCTGAGGTTGACCGATCAGAGATTGATGGGATTCGGGTCCAGATCAGTCCAGAAAAAACTCTCAATCTGCCATCATTGTCAGAGGCTCAAAAACGGGCGATCACAG ATCCAACTCCAGATTTTGAAGCAAGACAAACACTACTGGCCAGCGCCAAACATAAAAACGAGCGGTCAGCACTGACCGACGGCCGGAGGCTGGTCAGTCAGAAGGAGTGGGACCTACTACAACAACAG CTACAGGAAGCTAGAGAAAAATTAGGCCGGCCTTGTGATATGTGCAATAATTACGAAGCTCAGCTTCAGGGTGTTCAGGAAGAGTCAAAAGAGGAACAGGTTAAGGCCAACTCTTTAGATCGACAGCTCAAGGCAGAGAAACAAATCACAGAAAACCAGAAAAAATATATCTCCGAACTGGAGGACAGTTTAAAGTCCTCCGCAGAAGAGGCTGAGAAACAG ATATCTAGTCTAATTACCCAGGTTCAGCAGTGTGAAAGGTTTATCACAGAAAGTCGACAACAGTACACACAGTCTCAGCTGGAGCTACAGGACCAACTG AAAACATTAACAGAGTCAAGGGAACAGGTTCATAAAGAG ttaaACAGACTACAAACAGAGAACGATTCATTGATCGGTAAACATTCCAAAACAGCTCAACAACTACAGAACGAAGATATTAACCTTCCCTCTAGTCTAGAG GAGATGCAGTTGCTACTTCTGAAATACCGTGAAGAGATTATACAGGCTAAGGTGGCGAAGGAGCACACAGAAGATACACTGAAAGGAGAAATCATGTTCCTGAAGGACCAAGTGCTTGCGGAGCAACAggagaaaaataatattgagGAGACGCTAACGCAGGACATTCAGGCACTGCAGGAGAAACTGG TTGTACAAGACAGTCTAAACTCTGAGCTAGAGCGAGAGTCAGCAGTGAGAGCAGAGATGGAAACCAAGCTACGGGAATCAGAACAAAGTCTGAAAAGTATACAGTCCAAGTCTAAACAGGTGATACAGGAATTACAGCGGCAGGTTCAACAGCAGTCAGAGGCACGG acaAAGCTGGAGActgatataaatatgtataagaACAAAGTGGCATCCTTACAAGTGGACTTAGATAACAGTGAAACAGTTCAGCAGGACTTTGTTAGACTCTCACAATCCTTACAG ATTCAGTTAGAAAAGATTCGTCAGGCTGAAACAGAGGTTCGGTGGCAACACGAGGATGATATAGATGAATGTACAAATTGTAAACAAGCTTTCAGTGTTACAAAACGCAAG CACCACTGTCGACACTGTGGCCGTATATTCTGTGCTGATTGTACCATGAAGACTGTGACCAATGCCAATAACCGTGTCTCCAAAGTGTGTGACATTTGTCACACGATTCTGGTGAAGGACGCCATGCCCTACTTCAGTACAGAACCGCCTAATGTGAATGGATAA